One stretch of Methanobrevibacter sp. DNA includes these proteins:
- a CDS encoding pirin family protein, protein MIRKVTYQTKGQKAIDGAGVHLVRVLGNTTTDVYDPFLMMDAFDSSNPDDYTAGFPMHPHRGIETITFVSKGQMLHQDHLGTEALVTDGEAQWLTAGSGAEHAEFPGGERMLGTQLWLNLPAKDKMTAPPAYHSISTDEIKEFQLDGGVLRLMTGEYDGEEGWQGKYLPVDFYDIHLEPNAKVEIPVKEGWSAFLFTLIGDVAVDGTVILEKTAAKLSDGDHIVLETKDKSAEILLYSSKRLDEPVAWAGPIVMNTNDELNQAFEDLANGTFIKKQAEY, encoded by the coding sequence ATGATTAGAAAAGTAACATATCAAACCAAAGGACAAAAAGCAATTGATGGAGCTGGTGTACATTTAGTGCGTGTTTTAGGTAACACCACAACTGATGTTTATGATCCATTTTTAATGATGGATGCATTTGACAGCTCAAATCCTGATGATTATACTGCTGGTTTTCCAATGCATCCTCACAGAGGTATTGAAACCATAACTTTCGTAAGTAAAGGACAAATGCTTCATCAAGACCATTTAGGAACTGAAGCACTTGTTACAGATGGGGAAGCACAATGGTTGACTGCAGGTTCTGGTGCAGAACATGCTGAATTCCCTGGTGGAGAAAGAATGCTCGGAACTCAGTTATGGTTAAATCTTCCAGCAAAGGATAAGATGACTGCACCCCCAGCATATCATAGTATCAGTACTGATGAAATTAAAGAATTCCAATTGGATGGTGGAGTATTAAGGTTAATGACTGGTGAATATGATGGGGAAGAAGGCTGGCAAGGTAAATATTTGCCTGTTGACTTTTATGATATTCATTTGGAACCAAATGCAAAAGTTGAAATTCCTGTTAAAGAAGGATGGTCTGCATTTTTGTTTACATTAATTGGTGATGTTGCAGTAGATGGTACTGTTATCCTTGAAAAAACTGCTGCAAAATTAAGTGATGGAGATCATATTGTATTGGAAACAAAAGATAAAAGTGCTGAAATATTATTATATAGTTCTAAAAGATTGGATGAACCAGTAGCATGGGCAGGACCAATTGTTATGAATACTAATGATGAGTTAAATCAGGCATTTGAAGATTTGGCAAATGGTACTTTTATTAAAAAACAAGCGGAATATTAA